The DNA sequence CCCGGGGTCGTGGAGACCATGGCGAAGATGAGTTGTGACGTTTGATTACTGCCACGGCAGTAGTTTGAATTGATGTCTGGACGTTAGCGATGCCGTCACTGGAGCCGTTTTTCATGGTCATATTTCGcgtttgttgttgctgctgaggaaaTCCAGAGTGTCGATATGTTACACGGACCCGGAGATACTCTGTCATGGTGCTACCAAGGTGGTGCTCGAGGTCTTCTATGAGATCGTCAGAGCTTTGATGAGCCTTACGGCGAAGACGATGTGCATTCGCCGATGGTAGCAGGCGAACATGAGCTACAACGAGCAAGCGTGATCCAGGGTACAGTGTGCTTCTGTCGGCCAAGTTAGCAGCTCAAAACCCCAAAAAGGAACCCTCCAATCCTCACATTGCGCAAGCCTTAtcatccacaacctcaaTAATCGAACTCCTACTCGTCGGCAGTATCTCCAACGAAACATCATACAAACACCCATACCGAAACAAATCTTGATCTCAAAGTTAGCCACCCGCCCCCTAAAATCTCTCCATTCTGTCCAACTCACCCGCCGGCGAAGGCTCATGCCCATGCTctccaaccaacccacaaccccccaactgATCCGGCACATTTGCCCTCGAAATCTGCGTCGAAAGCTGCACCGCCGCCCATAAACTCACCGCCCCCTCATCCAAAGCCTTGTGCTCCGGTGTCACCACAATCCTCGGAACCAAGACCAACGGATCCGGTGCCGCCCCTACCTCATCGGGCGAATTCCTCGCGCTATCCGGCTCGGGCGGCATCGGAGACCTCGGCGGCTCAACAATGCTATCCATGCCATTCATCCCATCCGCCGTTCTCGCCAACTGAAACAGACTCCTCGCGTTGCGCAAACGGTGCCCGTCAGACGCCGTCGGCACGACAGGTGTTGTGTCTCGCCAACCATGCTCTTGATCCTGATCCGCACTCCCATCCAAGACCTGTCCCCGTCTTCGAAAGCTCCTGCTACTCGCCAAGTGGAAACCCCGGGTTAACGGAGGGGATCGTGCCCGGGGGTGTCGTCCGGCATTGCAAGAGGTGGATCGCCGCTGTGTTGACTTGGGCGGTATAGTTGGCGCGATGTTTCCTACATCTGATAAGTGTAAGTGTGATACCctctcaccacaaccaagtGGCAAAGACCCACCATTTGGCCTCAAAGCACTCCTGAACTGGCAAGAACCATCAGGCGTAGGAGGATTCGTCGATTGCGCGCTGGGATTGCCCCTTCGTTTGGCAATCGTCAACGGGACATCAGCCTCAGGAAGCTCAGGTAGGCTCTCGAAGCTCGCATCGGTTGCATCACTCTGCGTGCTCGATCTCCGCGAGTGACCATACGTTCGACTCCCGCTATACTCGGACGATTGCTTGCGTATATGTAACGGCTCAGGTACTTGACCCCAACCAAGATCGCGCGCCGGTGGTAGGCAATGCAGTTCTCTATCAGCCATGGTGGATGGTTGACCACAGACAGCAACCATTACCGCCTTATCGCTTTTCCTGAAACGTCTGTATAGTCGATCGACGGTTTGTCGAGTCAGGTCCGTACAGCTCTCGGGATGCGCGTAACAAACAATGCTGGTTGATCTCTTGCGAAACAACCAGGAAGAACCACGTATTCAAAACGCCTTGGCCACGGGTTTGACAAGTCTGAAACAGtcgggagaagaagaaaaagatggGGTGTTGAAGTATTATGAGCAGTTTATCTACCATTAAACATGCCGGCAAAGCAATGTCGGTACCATGTTAAAGTGTCGTTATTTTTTCCAAAAGTTGAACCAAGAAACAGAATGGGCAGCAAGAAAAGACAGGCAACCTGGACCCTCCCCGTTTCAGCAATTAGgtcaccccccttccccaagagcagcaagcgcaacccatcccatcagATGAATTCCCGGCCCGTCACTCTCTGGCAGTTGATAGCGCTCAAAGTCGGCATCATGCAAACCAAGCAGGAACTTCCctgacaagggcaaggcaCGGTCCGCCCCCACCCACCGTTCCAACCTTCGGGCCCCTCACCCGGCGTTAAACCACGGCGCCAAGCGTTCTCAGGAGATTCTGCTTgaccccctcaacctcagcctcgtcCATCGGCAAGAAATTGATTACCTCATCCGgccccccagctcccccaaaCAGCACACTCTCCGACAAACTCGCCGcaatccccctcttcaccctcctctcccaaaccccttcccaatTCCACTCCTCCGGTCTCCTGCTGCTCGTGGGCGTAGCCGGCACAGTCAAACTCCCAGAACTAGTCCTAGCATCAACCacgctccccctcccatcatcactcaccaccgtctccgccttttccactacctccccttccccctccccctccttcctctccttctccctctgctccctctccctttccctttccaccttctccttctgcATCCGTCTATGCGTCCTCCAAGCATGCCAAGCCCCCGGATTCCCCGCCGCCTCAAGCGGCACcccatccaacaccttctcatcatcaaacgTACTCCTAATatacctcaacacctcccagGTGCTAACCTTTCTCTCCCCCCGTCCCcgtttccccttcccacccacaACAAATgcaccccccatcccatctccctcctcccgctcggCAAACCACTCCGGAAACCCATGCGACAGTCCAAAACCCCCAGGAGGCAGCctcacaccccccttcttcccactcTCCTCACCGACGTACGTCGTCAGCGGGCTGATCAACGGGTGGAAAATGTCCGTCGAGAACGTCACCAGCGGTGCAGAGTCAGGGTAATCATCCGGGAAAGAGATCTGAAACCGCAAGATAGCCGTGGCGTAAGGCCCTTTCCTGACAAAAAGAACGCCCGACCAGAGGGTGGGGTAGTCGGGGCtgtggggggatgggggcagGGAGACGATTATCCCCGGGGGTGGGCAGTGTTTGAGGGCGGTGCTATGTATCGTCGTCAGCTTCTGATGGTGTAAGGGAGAAAAATATGACAGCAGGGAACAGCACATACAATTCAGCAATGAGGTTCGCCCTCTTGATCGCCGGCAGGGAGGTGAGACGTTTCCTGGTGGATTCGACCGTGTGCTCCGACCCAACCACAATCCTGGGCGAAGGggcgatgctgatgatgccCGCACCGCTGCTGAGGTTGGTGCTGGAgttggcgggggagaagaaggatgatgaggatgaccTAGGGGAAGCCATTTTGCGTACTGTAGGATGTACCGAGATGTCGTGGAGCAAAAATCTGTGATGGCCGATTATTATGCCAACTCTCTGCCGCGGTGATAGATCAATCTGAGTTTGTTGAGTGAGCGAGAGTGAGTTGTGAGTGTGAACCTGAGTCAAAGTCGGTGAGACCGCCTCCCCTGCAAACCAAAGGAAACgagcgacgacgatgagcAGCCTTGCTATCTCAGGAGGGCCAGTTCCTAAGATGAGAGAGAGTGAAATAGGAAAAAGACGGTATATTTTAGGAGAAGTTCGACGATGAGAATCAACACCCATCCAAGCGATGACATGTCGTCGTCCACAACCCATCAAGGTTCAAGGGTCCATCCAGTTCATGCCAAATCCCTTGGCGCCAAGCATCCAAACACCAcgctcccaccccccataattcagggttagggtctcTTAAAATTTCCCCGAAATACTCCGCATTCCCTGCCAAAATGAATGATCATGAAATATGGCATCCATCCAAAATCAGAAACCACCTCACcgcccagcccaccacccagcccaccaccaacaacccagcccagcccTACCATACCGAAACCTCTCAATCAAGCCTAGCCAAGCTGACATGCCAAGCCCTCAAGGACCCCGAATAATGGCCTGAGTTTCAGTTGTAGATCGTCTGAGCGTATCTTTGACTGGTCCCAGAGAAGAAGCCATCACATCCATTCAAGCAGCGTTCGTCAGCAGCAAGCCCCAACCAAGCCCTTGGGACCGGACCTACTGAAAGATGTCAAAAGAGGCAAAACGTGGTAAAAAGTACATTGCATAATCACTAATTCCAAACCCAAGGCAGCATTGGCCTCTATGAAAACTGTTTCTGCtcagcaacaaaaaagtACATAATGAAAaatcccaaccaaccataCTGACCAaagtcccctccccctccccccaccccttccaaaTGGGAAAAAAATAATCAATGATTTGCTGTCTTCATCCTAACGCTTTTTATTGGGTAGAAAAACGAACCCtatcgcccccctccccaacggCAGCCCTTCTCCGAGTCTGCCCTATgaatttcctcctcccacccccatcctcatcctttTCGGGCCACCCGCAGGACCGATCAAGACTTGGATCCCCCAGAAAGGTTGACCGGTGTGCTCTCCCCTCTCACTTCATCAAACCTTAACCCCCCAGTAGCCGTCCGTTTCCCCGAAGACCCAAAACCTCCCCGTAACCCATCACATATCCCCTCGGCACTCAATCCTCGACCCCCACGCTCTACTTCCCCAACCTAGCCTCAATCTTCCTCCTTTCCTCCGCCTTCAActcggccagctcctccttggtaGCATCATACCTAGCGCTAACCTGATTAAACGGGTTCTCCGGgctcttctcaaactccttcttgatcttctccttcttctggttcaacctcaacccctggCCCGTCCCGTCCGActccatctcggccagcCTCCTCTGCTCAAAAGCCGCATATGCCGCCTTGAACCTCCTCTCGGGATGTCTATCGATCTTATCCTGCGTCGCTGGGCCAGCCAAGCTCAGCGCGTCAAGCGCATTGTCGATGCCCGATGCGTTGAGCGCCGACAGGCCAGAGCTAGGCTCATCAAGCTGCGACAGATCCAAGCCCCGGGACTTCTTGACGGCCGTTTTGGCGTTCTTTGGCTGGGAGCGACCGGGAGtgttcttctcttcctcggcgAGCAGAGCGTCGCGCTCGGCTTTTTTGCGGGCCAGTTCGGCTTTCTTTTGGGCTTCGGTTTCCCTGAAGTGAACGTAGATATGTCAGCAAACTGTAGATGTCGCCATGTGCATGTATCATCATGGTGTCTGGGTCAAGGTCCCTGCCAAGTAATTGTCCACAACCAAACTTTGGCCAACCTCGGTAGCCCTCTGTCTAGTAGGTGGCTTGATCCCACCATGTGGTAATGGTGGTTGCGTGAGCTtatttccccctcccttcttccAACCAAGCCGGCGACCGAGCTCCGACACTTGAGAAAGAAAAGCAGAGGAGGGGCAAAGGCAAAACCTCTCGCGTGCTGTGACTGGTGTGTCGAACACTCCCCTCTTGCTTGCCACACGCATAACACCCATGCCCAGCACTGctacatcccccctcccgaGTA is a window from the Podospora pseudocomata strain CBS 415.72m chromosome 6, whole genome shotgun sequence genome containing:
- a CDS encoding hypothetical protein (EggNog:ENOG503P8BD), with the protein product MVAVCGQPSTMADRELHCLPPARDLGWGQVPEPLHIRKQSSEYSGSRTYGHSRRSSTQSDATDASFESLPELPEADVPLTIAKRRGNPSAQSTNPPTPDGSCQFRSALRPNDVGNIAPTIPPKSTQRRSTSCNAGRHPRARSPPLTRGFHLASSRSFRRRGQVLDGSADQDQEHGWRDTTPVVPTASDGHRLRNARSLFQLARTADGMNGMDSIVEPPRSPMPPEPDSARNSPDEVGAAPDPLVLVPRIVVTPEHKALDEGAVSLWAAVQLSTQISRANVPDQLGGCGLVGEHGHEPSPADLFRYGCLYDVSLEILPTSRSSIIEVVDDKACAISTLYPGSRLLVVAHVRLLPSANAHRLRRKAHQSSDDLIEDLEHHLGSTMTEYLRVRVTYRHSGFPQQQQQTRNMTMKNGSSDGIANVQTSIQTTAVAVIKRHNSSSPWSPRPRAPQPNPIFKIIASHWGVQSANEVMQRIISSKPLTARKGAISPPLLGPLGILTGGRLTPILVSPEESGEEDYDRGRFSDDNTREDSHSEEMVRPRQQQDIPALGSTPPTRMAPPVPPTIPKRQTSLRQVPVDQSQAQQEVQQPQQRHLRSDTKDIAQMIKIGSWPESPRTSGGSDTGGNDDGVVTQETPSSISMATPATRSTNRTTYRSSKVRGLPSSLKMSGGGGGGVTSPQIMPMSIQEVGEVPRDSVGSTSSGGNSEERERPSYQSYQSLLGRRRSLGGDGSSGKEGRGDRGRDSRDSRDSRDSRDSRDNRDSRESRGSGGRPSTSGGLGGEKIFGSIVRGIESGGGNGGMGRRVSKKEKEKEKEKDKERGWGGWSGWWQ
- a CDS encoding hypothetical protein (COG:O; EggNog:ENOG503P3NU), yielding MGVDSHRRTSPKIYRLFPISLSLILGTGPPEIARLLIVVARFLWFAGEAVSPTLTQVHTHNSLSLTQQTQIDLSPRQRVGIIIGHHRFLLHDISVHPTVRKMASPRSSSSSFFSPANSSTNLSSGAGIISIAPSPRIVVGSEHTVESTRKRLTSLPAIKRANLIAEFTALKHCPPPGIIVSLPPSPHSPDYPTLWSGVLFVRKGPYATAILRFQISFPDDYPDSAPLVTFSTDIFHPLISPLTTYVGEESGKKGGVRLPPGGFGLSHGFPEWFAEREEGDGMGGAFVVGGKGKRGRGERKVSTWEVLRYIRSTFDDEKVLDGVPLEAAGNPGAWHAWRTHRRMQKEKVEREREREQREKERKEGEGEGEVVEKAETVVSDDGRGSVVDARTSSGSLTVPATPTSSRRPEEWNWEGVWERRVKRGIAASLSESVLFGGAGGPDEVINFLPMDEAEVEGVKQNLLRTLGAVV